A stretch of Deltaproteobacteria bacterium DNA encodes these proteins:
- a CDS encoding phosphoenolpyruvate synthase — MPQLQQKLRPTENVPFPAIIDEKLSLQAFLHLSGTLGGYPFVKVVVDRETNKIHFMNHSVYPYHADYIAQEIFDVSLEKLFASLDDFNKSLYLDPDRRFYVGILSLHKSDEGKFFTLETVEIDNMNKEMLLSFYTRVKESLDVSLPFLFKPANHGQEMILATMNAAELPAVYNHELFRNARFICLNPGEVTGRLRLFHTLEEFRHEKQTVEWYDIIAMPRVPDDIHRVSGIINGDFTTPLSHTNVLASGWQIPNAVQIGVSERIEKENLNGHWVCYAVSPNATEIDLRKIDKPVEVPKPSWSVHRIKLEEPETEDTLIAPLEKLRMSDRFRYGTKAANLGELHYILKNGSERLLGFYRISRPPRENLLAYLADFLKTSLSADLNQVSEEFLRSFIKIPKGIAIPFAIQQEFLQSSPALQQTLGKLKMALELKARQVDALCVRVQQLIIHTRLPDRLRYQIDDLIARYLGGVKSFVVRSSSNAEDLQNFSAAGIYESINHVTTADHIFESIKKVWASLLAPRSVRFRDEVGISLDDSYMGVIIQEEIQSDMGGVMVTTNPIRREDHFRDVYFNVSCRSVNNVVQGAELPYQYLFNTVEGGGRTISLGCANEDLPPKKKALLQKLAVAGRLLQSHFSPDYTFSLPLDVEWVERKNQLFILQLRPYR, encoded by the coding sequence CGGGAGACAAACAAAATTCACTTCATGAATCATTCCGTCTATCCATATCATGCCGATTACATCGCTCAGGAGATATTTGACGTTTCACTGGAAAAGCTCTTTGCCTCACTCGATGATTTCAATAAAAGTTTGTATCTCGATCCCGATCGACGTTTTTATGTTGGCATTCTCTCGCTTCACAAGAGTGATGAGGGGAAGTTCTTTACCCTCGAAACGGTGGAAATTGACAATATGAATAAAGAGATGCTCCTCTCTTTTTATACCCGCGTTAAAGAATCTCTCGATGTCTCACTTCCCTTCTTGTTCAAGCCGGCTAATCATGGTCAGGAGATGATTCTTGCCACCATGAATGCGGCGGAGTTGCCGGCGGTCTACAACCATGAGCTCTTTCGAAATGCCCGGTTTATCTGTCTCAACCCCGGAGAGGTGACGGGACGTCTGAGACTCTTTCATACGCTGGAAGAGTTCCGGCACGAAAAACAGACGGTTGAGTGGTACGACATTATTGCCATGCCACGTGTCCCCGACGATATCCATCGCGTTTCAGGGATTATTAATGGTGATTTTACGACGCCGCTTTCACATACCAATGTCCTGGCGAGCGGCTGGCAGATTCCCAACGCCGTTCAAATAGGGGTCTCTGAACGAATTGAAAAAGAGAATCTCAATGGCCATTGGGTCTGTTATGCTGTTTCTCCGAATGCGACAGAGATTGACTTAAGAAAAATTGATAAACCGGTGGAGGTCCCCAAGCCGTCTTGGAGTGTCCATCGCATCAAGCTGGAAGAGCCTGAAACCGAAGATACGCTCATTGCTCCACTCGAAAAACTTCGCATGAGTGATCGCTTTCGGTATGGAACAAAAGCGGCTAATTTGGGAGAGCTTCACTATATTTTGAAAAATGGATCGGAACGGCTTCTGGGATTTTATCGCATTTCACGCCCTCCTCGTGAAAATCTGTTGGCGTATCTCGCCGATTTTCTCAAAACATCACTTTCGGCTGATTTGAACCAGGTCTCCGAAGAATTTTTACGTTCTTTCATAAAAATTCCCAAGGGAATCGCCATTCCTTTTGCGATTCAGCAGGAGTTTTTGCAGTCCTCCCCGGCCCTTCAGCAAACCTTGGGAAAATTGAAAATGGCCCTCGAACTGAAAGCTCGTCAGGTCGATGCCCTCTGCGTTCGTGTACAGCAGTTGATCATTCACACCCGCCTGCCCGACCGATTACGTTATCAAATCGATGATCTGATCGCCAGATATCTGGGCGGAGTGAAAAGTTTTGTTGTTCGGAGTTCTTCGAACGCCGAAGATTTACAAAATTTTTCGGCGGCAGGTATCTATGAGTCGATTAACCATGTAACAACGGCCGATCATATTTTTGAAAGCATTAAAAAGGTGTGGGCTTCGTTGCTTGCGCCCCGCAGTGTTCGATTTCGCGATGAGGTTGGCATCTCTCTGGATGACAGCTATATGGGGGTTATTATTCAGGAGGAGATTCAGTCGGATATGGGAGGGGTCATGGTCACGACCAATCCGATACGGCGTGAAGACCATTTCCGGGATGTTTATTTTAATGTCTCTTGTCGGTCTGTGAATAATGTTGTTCAAGGGGCCGAGCTTCCGTATCAATACCTTTTTAACACGGTTGAAGGAGGGGGGAGAACGATCTCTCTCGGATGTGCCAACGAGGACCTGCCTCCCAAGAAGAAGGCCCTCCTGCAAAAATTGGCGGTTGCGGGACGGTTGTTGCAGTCCCATTTTTCACCTGACTACACCTTCAGCCTCCCCCTCGATGTGGAGTGGGTTGAAAGAAAGAATCAGCTTTTTATCCTGCAGCTCAGGCCCTATCGCTAG
- a CDS encoding MFS transporter: protein MPKRIPRLYIAFEAFFSLFLWLPIFYQFQKTIGLNDRQIFSIQSFYYLAFCFLEIPTGWVADHWGYRRSILWGTLIMVFSNLIPAVSQNFLGMLAHFILIATSRSLISGAASAYLFEACQRYGVPERYKIIEGEARAWGLVGKVICWPLVGLLMSWHLSLPYLITSFFSALSFLCVILLPNQNKAATVSSSEGNPSNRQFKACLVLLSRSPMLLLLMIQGISIFVMGRLQVTFYQPILLERSMSVASLGGIMAVMTLFEALGSWTPSWLRRFRISDLNSLFILSIAVTFSWFLIAAPGKYLSIVGFCLFCFFIGIVFPIQKQVINEAIPDSRFRATILSIESVFDRLGSAGLVSIAGSYAAHGQLNAVLTGFAWFTLVILGLIYLQVCRTHFKIAPCQKDSQVIVA, encoded by the coding sequence ATGCCCAAAAGAATCCCCCGTCTTTATATTGCCTTTGAAGCGTTTTTTTCTCTCTTCCTGTGGTTACCGATCTTCTACCAGTTTCAAAAGACCATCGGATTAAACGACCGCCAAATTTTTAGTATCCAGAGTTTTTATTATCTTGCCTTCTGTTTTCTGGAAATACCGACCGGTTGGGTCGCCGACCACTGGGGTTACCGACGAAGCATCCTTTGGGGCACGTTGATCATGGTTTTTTCCAACCTGATTCCTGCCGTGAGTCAAAACTTTTTGGGGATGCTGGCCCATTTTATTTTAATTGCTACCTCTCGCTCATTGATCTCAGGTGCGGCAAGCGCCTATCTTTTTGAGGCGTGTCAGAGGTACGGTGTTCCGGAACGATATAAGATCATTGAAGGAGAAGCCCGCGCCTGGGGACTCGTTGGCAAGGTTATCTGCTGGCCTCTTGTCGGCCTCCTGATGTCTTGGCACTTAAGTTTACCCTATCTTATTACCTCCTTTTTCTCAGCCCTCTCATTTCTTTGCGTCATCCTGTTGCCCAATCAGAACAAAGCGGCTACCGTCTCTTCCTCAGAGGGTAACCCCTCGAATAGGCAGTTTAAGGCCTGTCTTGTCCTCCTCAGCCGCTCACCGATGCTCCTGCTTTTGATGATTCAGGGCATATCGATCTTTGTAATGGGAAGACTGCAGGTCACTTTTTATCAACCGATCCTCCTCGAAAGATCGATGAGTGTGGCGAGTCTTGGTGGTATTATGGCGGTGATGACCCTTTTCGAAGCGCTTGGCTCCTGGACTCCTTCCTGGCTCCGGAGGTTCAGAATTTCTGATTTGAATTCTCTTTTTATCTTGTCGATTGCGGTGACGTTCAGCTGGTTTTTGATTGCTGCTCCTGGAAAGTATTTAAGCATTGTTGGGTTTTGCCTGTTCTGTTTTTTTATTGGTATCGTCTTTCCTATCCAGAAGCAGGTGATCAATGAGGCGATTCCGGACTCCCGTTTTCGGGCGACGATCCTTTCCATAGAATCTGTCTTTGACCGACTGGGCAGCGCCGGGCTTGTTTCGATTGCAGGCTCTTACGCGGCCCATGGCCAATTGAATGCGGTACTGACCGGGTTTGCCTGGTTTACCTTGGTCATTTTGGGTTTGATCTACCTTCAGGTTTGTAGAACTCATTTCAAAATCGCCCCTTGTCAGAAAGATAGCCAGGTGATAGTTGCCTAA
- a CDS encoding PAS domain S-box protein, which translates to MMKLHWEGIFASLGEGLLILDLKERITAINPALERLTGLSSDSFTGKGLADFFGQDSEYTRMIRHALQELRTTTVRELHWLRKDGKKTVFDLSISPRLNEDESQEGWIIAFRDMTRLHQLQEEIRKNDRLAMLGTLAAGLAHEIKNPLSGIKGAAQLLKRENAGSGSVEFLEIIIKETERVDRLVNDLLSLTKPRSMTLQPVNLNQLIDSVVLLERESLGARSIQVSREFDPSMPPVLGDEGELFKVFLNFMKNAVEAIPNEEGHIWLRSRIETNFKIRGEEENRPTHVVVAEIQDNGEGIQKENLDKIFTPLFTTKEKGYGLGLPIAQRIIQEHGGQIRINSERGKGTRVQIYLRSCL; encoded by the coding sequence ATGATGAAGCTTCATTGGGAAGGGATCTTCGCCTCGCTGGGTGAAGGTCTTCTGATTCTTGATCTTAAGGAACGGATTACGGCTATCAATCCGGCCTTGGAACGTCTGACGGGGCTCTCTTCAGACTCCTTTACAGGCAAGGGATTAGCAGATTTTTTTGGTCAAGACTCGGAATATACCCGAATGATTCGCCATGCCCTGCAAGAGCTCCGGACGACAACAGTTCGTGAACTGCATTGGCTCAGAAAGGATGGAAAAAAAACTGTTTTTGATCTCTCGATCTCGCCAAGATTGAATGAGGACGAGTCACAGGAGGGATGGATTATCGCATTTCGTGATATGACACGATTGCACCAGCTTCAGGAGGAGATCCGGAAAAATGATCGGCTCGCGATGCTCGGGACATTGGCGGCCGGACTTGCTCATGAGATCAAAAATCCATTGAGCGGGATTAAGGGGGCAGCACAACTTCTGAAGCGTGAAAATGCCGGATCCGGTTCTGTGGAATTTCTGGAGATTATCATCAAGGAGACGGAGCGGGTTGATCGTCTCGTCAATGACCTGTTGAGTCTCACCAAGCCAAGGTCAATGACCCTTCAACCGGTTAACTTGAACCAGCTGATTGATTCCGTAGTCCTCCTGGAACGGGAATCATTGGGGGCACGCTCGATTCAGGTCTCCAGGGAGTTTGATCCGAGTATGCCTCCGGTTCTTGGGGATGAGGGTGAGCTCTTCAAGGTCTTTTTGAATTTCATGAAAAATGCGGTGGAGGCGATCCCTAACGAGGAGGGTCATATTTGGCTTCGCTCCCGGATAGAAACCAATTTCAAGATCCGAGGCGAGGAGGAGAACAGGCCGACTCACGTGGTGGTTGCGGAGATTCAGGATAACGGTGAGGGAATTCAAAAAGAGAATCTAGACAAGATTTTTACTCCCCTTTTTACAACCAAGGAGAAGGGGTACGGTCTCGGTCTTCCGATCGCTCAAAGGATCATTCAGGAGCATGGGGGACAGATCCGGATTAACAGTGAGAGAGGCAAGGGGACACGTGTTCAGATTTATTTAAGGAGCTGTTTATGA
- a CDS encoding sigma-54-dependent Fis family transcriptional regulator codes for MKKIRILVVDDEESLRIILKNALSQRGFEVDTAKDGKEALFWVGQNDYHLGIVDIRMPGMDGFELLRKIRGDSHSFPVILITAQDTMQQALEAMKQGAFDYLTKPFNIDELDELVTRALKESSFDEGEGRSDEAEITFPAQDSLVGSSRSLRDIYKMIGKLALSDVTVLIQGESGTGKELIARAIHKESPRSRHPFLAVNVAAIPKELLESELFGHVKGAFTGATEERVGYFEKAGEGVLFLDEIGEMPPSLQVKLLRVLQEREIQRLGRSDTVPLRARIIAATNQNLEQLIKEKKFREDLFYRLNVVPLYVSPLRARAEDVPLLANYFVSKFCQELACPSKRILPDVMKSLQEYPWPGNIRELENVIKRAIVLSPGATIISRIALPELPVQRPQADLEEIAMDDIIRRKLQTFLSKWEGYEVTDLYDAIIKRVEKPLIELILSRASGNQVRAARMLGINRNTLFKKMKDLGIRNEA; via the coding sequence ATGAAAAAGATACGGATCCTTGTGGTCGATGATGAGGAGAGTCTTCGTATCATCCTCAAAAACGCCCTGTCGCAGCGCGGATTTGAGGTTGATACCGCCAAGGATGGCAAGGAGGCGCTCTTCTGGGTGGGGCAGAACGATTATCATCTGGGCATTGTCGATATCCGGATGCCTGGGATGGATGGTTTCGAGCTGCTCAGAAAGATTCGCGGAGACTCCCATTCATTTCCCGTTATTTTGATTACCGCTCAAGACACGATGCAACAGGCGCTCGAGGCGATGAAACAGGGGGCGTTTGACTATCTCACAAAGCCGTTTAACATCGATGAGCTTGATGAACTCGTCACCCGTGCCCTGAAAGAGTCTTCCTTCGATGAGGGAGAGGGAAGGAGTGATGAGGCGGAGATTACCTTCCCGGCACAGGATTCTCTTGTTGGTTCCAGTCGCTCTCTGAGAGACATCTACAAGATGATTGGAAAACTCGCCTTGAGTGATGTGACCGTGTTGATTCAGGGGGAGTCAGGGACCGGTAAAGAACTGATTGCTCGTGCTATTCACAAGGAGAGTCCGCGGAGTCGACATCCTTTTCTCGCAGTGAACGTGGCGGCGATTCCCAAGGAACTTTTGGAGAGTGAATTGTTCGGTCATGTCAAGGGGGCGTTCACCGGCGCGACGGAGGAGCGGGTTGGCTACTTCGAAAAGGCGGGAGAGGGGGTCCTCTTTTTAGATGAGATTGGTGAGATGCCGCCCTCACTTCAGGTGAAACTTCTGCGTGTCCTTCAGGAGCGGGAAATTCAGAGGCTTGGTCGGAGCGATACCGTTCCGCTGCGGGCCAGGATCATTGCGGCGACTAATCAGAATCTGGAGCAACTCATTAAGGAAAAAAAATTCCGGGAGGATCTCTTTTATCGTTTGAATGTCGTTCCTCTTTATGTGTCTCCGTTGCGGGCAAGAGCGGAGGATGTTCCGCTTCTGGCCAACTATTTTGTCTCCAAATTCTGTCAGGAGCTCGCCTGCCCTTCCAAGAGAATCCTGCCCGATGTGATGAAGAGTCTTCAGGAGTATCCTTGGCCCGGGAACATTCGGGAACTTGAAAATGTTATTAAAAGGGCGATTGTCCTTTCTCCGGGCGCGACGATTATTTCCCGGATTGCTCTCCCGGAGCTGCCGGTCCAGAGGCCTCAGGCCGATTTGGAGGAGATTGCCATGGATGATATTATCCGCCGGAAGCTCCAGACATTCTTAAGCAAGTGGGAAGGGTATGAGGTAACAGATCTGTACGACGCAATTATCAAGAGGGTGGAAAAGCCGCTCATCGAGCTGATTCTTTCCAGAGCATCTGGAAATCAGGTGCGTGCGGCCCGGATGCTCGGGATCAACCGCAACACACTTTTTAAAAAAATGAAGGATCTAGGAATTAGGAACGAGGCATGA
- a CDS encoding ZIP family metal transporter, producing MTGSFLANLLFSSAVLSVAVALGGILPIFFHGIRKHLPLFLSCSAGIMLGATLLHLLPEAVHLIGPRASWWLLLGFLFLYLFERFVTVHICEALDCEVHTMGIAAVVGISAHALTDGVALGAGLLLSKVGWVVLITIFFHKLPEAFALTSILLHETKRRFHILLMNLVLILMVPLGGFLLYYFMRTPQAQSTGAALAFSAGTFLHIAISDLLPEVHKFSDRRYALLASFFAGLALMFLLGSLIHPMGSEVHP from the coding sequence ATGACTGGCTCATTTCTCGCAAACCTTCTTTTTTCCTCGGCTGTTCTTTCGGTGGCGGTGGCCCTGGGCGGCATCCTCCCGATCTTTTTTCATGGAATTCGCAAGCATCTTCCGCTTTTTCTTTCCTGTTCGGCCGGTATCATGCTGGGGGCTACCCTGTTGCATCTGCTTCCCGAGGCGGTTCACCTGATCGGCCCCCGGGCCTCCTGGTGGCTCCTTCTGGGATTTCTTTTTTTGTATCTCTTCGAACGTTTTGTCACGGTCCATATTTGTGAGGCCTTGGACTGCGAAGTTCACACGATGGGGATTGCCGCTGTTGTCGGTATCTCCGCCCATGCCTTAACGGATGGTGTGGCGTTAGGTGCGGGATTGCTCCTCTCGAAGGTGGGATGGGTGGTCCTGATCACTATTTTCTTTCATAAACTTCCAGAGGCATTTGCCCTCACTTCCATCCTTCTTCATGAGACAAAAAGGCGTTTTCATATACTTCTGATGAACCTTGTTCTCATCCTCATGGTTCCTTTGGGAGGGTTTCTGCTTTATTATTTTATGAGGACGCCGCAGGCGCAATCGACAGGTGCCGCACTGGCTTTTTCCGCAGGGACGTTCCTGCATATCGCGATTTCCGACCTTCTGCCCGAGGTTCACAAATTTTCAGACCGTCGGTATGCCTTGCTCGCCAGTTTTTTTGCCGGTCTTGCGCTAATGTTTCTGCTTGGGAGCTTGATCCATCCGATGGGAAGCGAGGTTCACCCGTGA
- the thiE gene encoding thiamine phosphate synthase: MKPRVRGLYAIIDNTSIPSWSHRDLARLYLEGGAQFLQLRMKEKRDYPDRVIQVIREILPLKKEYSFCFILNDYLDLALEMNLDGFHGGADDPQPPESRCLLRDEKIIGTSSHSIEEACAAEKAGADYVAFGAIFPSPSKGHCHPVQGIEKLRKVVGRLQVPVVAIGGINRDNVKEVLETGVSSIAMIQALTGATDVVNETKFYAGLFS, from the coding sequence GTGAAACCGCGTGTCAGGGGGCTTTACGCCATCATCGATAACACCTCCATCCCTTCCTGGTCTCATCGGGATCTGGCCCGTCTTTATCTGGAAGGAGGTGCCCAATTCCTGCAACTTAGAATGAAAGAGAAGAGGGACTACCCCGATCGGGTGATCCAGGTGATTCGTGAAATCCTGCCTCTCAAGAAAGAGTATTCATTTTGCTTTATTTTAAACGATTATCTGGATCTCGCCCTTGAAATGAATCTTGATGGGTTTCATGGAGGGGCTGATGATCCGCAGCCTCCGGAATCACGTTGTCTGCTCCGAGATGAAAAAATCATCGGCACCTCTTCGCATTCGATCGAGGAGGCGTGTGCGGCAGAAAAGGCAGGGGCTGATTATGTTGCGTTTGGGGCAATTTTTCCCTCTCCCTCCAAGGGGCATTGTCACCCGGTTCAGGGGATTGAAAAGTTGAGAAAGGTTGTCGGTCGATTACAGGTTCCGGTTGTGGCGATCGGCGGAATCAACCGGGACAATGTGAAGGAGGTTCTGGAAACGGGGGTTTCCTCGATCGCGATGATTCAGGCCCTGACGGGGGCCACTGACGTTGTGAACGAGACGAAGTTTTACGCGGGTCTCTTTTCCTGA
- the thiD gene encoding bifunctional hydroxymethylpyrimidine kinase/phosphomethylpyrimidine kinase has translation METVLTIGGSDPSAEAGIQVDLQVFHSLKVRGVSAVTAITAQNDERFYSMNPIPSTLLREQLRSVVTRYRPSVVKIGMLGTEENVMGVCRFLDSEGITQVVLDPVLKSTTGAVLLVPKGIAILREFLIPRATVVTPNIPEVEVLTGLPASNVDEMKEAALRLHRACRGVKTVLVKGGHLENEATDVLYDGSDFHLFVSRTRFAKRVHGTGCVYSAALASYLARGETIPEATRQAKQYVTAWIRKHNEPDGT, from the coding sequence ATAGAAACAGTTCTTACCATCGGCGGCTCAGATCCATCGGCTGAGGCCGGCATTCAGGTCGATTTGCAGGTCTTTCACTCCCTCAAGGTGCGGGGCGTGTCAGCGGTAACGGCGATTACCGCCCAGAATGATGAGCGATTCTATTCGATGAACCCGATCCCATCGACGCTGCTTCGCGAACAGCTTCGTTCGGTCGTGACACGGTACCGTCCGTCCGTTGTGAAGATCGGGATGCTAGGGACGGAGGAGAACGTAATGGGGGTCTGTCGCTTTCTGGATTCTGAAGGGATCACTCAGGTGGTGCTGGATCCTGTTTTAAAATCGACGACGGGGGCCGTTCTTTTAGTCCCGAAGGGGATCGCCATTTTAAGGGAATTTCTGATTCCAAGGGCAACGGTGGTGACTCCGAATATCCCCGAGGTTGAGGTGCTGACCGGCCTGCCTGCTTCTAACGTGGATGAAATGAAAGAGGCCGCACTTCGCCTGCACCGTGCCTGTCGCGGGGTCAAGACGGTCCTCGTGAAGGGAGGACATTTAGAGAATGAGGCGACGGATGTCCTCTACGATGGCTCTGATTTCCACCTTTTTGTCTCGCGAACCCGGTTTGCCAAAAGGGTCCATGGAACGGGCTGTGTCTACTCAGCGGCGTTGGCCTCTTATTTGGCTCGCGGCGAGACGATTCCGGAAGCAACGCGACAGGCCAAACAGTACGTTACGGCCTGGATTCGAAAACATAATGAACCGGATGGAACGTAG
- a CDS encoding aminotransferase class IV, translating to MGYLAYINGQIVPAKEAKISVFDAAYLYGEGLFEVLLAHRGKVLFFDRHLHRLFRGTRLLGIKSPLSRDRLKKAVYRTLKANHLNEAFIRIGLSTVETDVGVRKRSRGGTNLVIFVKSFVPYPSILYRRGARLILVTSSRNDPRSISGIKSTNFLSKIMGRREIQRRRADEGVLLNAEGRVTECAGSNIFIVLKGKLLTPPLEEGLLPGVTREVLLELAKKLKIPVQQKSLMIKNLKQAEEIFITSTLKKILPVHKFEGCRKKVPGTITTLLARSFQEYVERQV from the coding sequence ATGGGTTATCTTGCTTATATCAATGGCCAAATAGTCCCGGCGAAGGAGGCAAAAATATCGGTCTTCGATGCCGCCTATCTCTACGGCGAGGGGCTTTTTGAGGTCCTCTTGGCCCATCGCGGGAAGGTCCTGTTTTTTGATCGACACCTCCACCGGCTCTTCAGAGGGACCCGATTGTTGGGTATAAAATCTCCTCTGTCTCGAGATCGCCTCAAAAAAGCGGTCTATCGTACTCTAAAGGCTAATCACCTGAACGAGGCTTTCATACGGATTGGCCTTTCGACCGTCGAAACGGATGTGGGGGTCCGAAAGCGTTCCCGAGGGGGAACCAATCTGGTGATTTTTGTAAAGTCATTTGTACCGTATCCATCGATACTCTATCGGCGAGGGGCCCGTCTCATTCTGGTCACCTCCTCACGCAACGATCCACGGTCGATCTCCGGAATCAAGTCGACCAACTTTTTGTCTAAAATCATGGGGCGACGTGAAATACAGAGACGTAGGGCCGATGAGGGAGTTCTGCTAAATGCCGAGGGCCGTGTGACCGAATGTGCCGGAAGCAATATTTTCATTGTACTCAAAGGAAAGTTGCTGACCCCCCCGCTCGAAGAGGGCCTCTTGCCGGGTGTTACTCGAGAGGTTCTTCTCGAGCTGGCCAAAAAACTGAAAATCCCTGTGCAGCAAAAATCGCTCATGATTAAAAATCTCAAACAGGCGGAGGAGATATTCATCACCAGCACACTCAAAAAAATTCTTCCGGTCCACAAATTTGAGGGATGCCGGAAAAAGGTACCGGGCACGATTACCACTCTTCTGGCCCGTTCCTTTCAGGAATATGTGGAGAGGCAGGTTTAA
- a CDS encoding ABC transporter substrate-binding protein produces MSPIKKYGGRVLCLALLFSASLEAATPPLQVAKQFFNELVAVSQITNPTEKQQRVAGLIGNHFYYEPFYQKALVDYWSQWTPRQKEQFHHVFQKRFVENITNKSKRLGSFQDAKVKYILETNSKDLAVVVADGKLKKDRMKVRLFLVRQGKEWKVFDLEIAGALLSRNYRGRFNFILKNEGFEILLAKLKSP; encoded by the coding sequence GTGAGTCCTATCAAAAAATATGGGGGCCGGGTCCTTTGCCTGGCCCTCCTTTTTTCCGCTTCGCTTGAGGCAGCCACCCCCCCTCTTCAAGTCGCCAAACAGTTCTTCAATGAGCTCGTCGCCGTTTCTCAGATAACGAACCCCACAGAGAAACAGCAGCGCGTTGCCGGGCTGATCGGTAACCACTTCTATTATGAGCCGTTCTATCAAAAGGCGTTGGTTGATTATTGGAGTCAGTGGACACCACGCCAGAAGGAACAGTTCCATCACGTTTTTCAGAAACGGTTTGTTGAAAATATAACAAATAAGTCAAAGCGCTTGGGCAGTTTCCAGGACGCGAAGGTAAAATACATCCTTGAAACAAACAGCAAGGATCTGGCTGTCGTTGTCGCCGACGGAAAATTGAAAAAAGATCGGATGAAAGTCAGGCTCTTTTTGGTGCGTCAGGGAAAAGAATGGAAGGTCTTTGACCTGGAGATCGCAGGGGCCCTGCTTTCCCGAAACTATCGGGGACGATTTAATTTCATCCTTAAAAACGAAGGATTTGAGATTCTGCTGGCAAAACTCAAGAGCCCCTAA
- a CDS encoding TIGR02147 family protein, with translation MSDIFDYLDYRKFLRDQIENLRKDGRFSYRQFNRKAGFKSSSTLKLVIDGKRNLAQDGIYKVAKGLKLSGVELKFFNTLVLMNQSVSHDQKDHHFRELSQFRPFRKARELTALQYDCLSHWYYAAIMELVRLKDFDGTAEWISKKLSPSLSLTEIRRALLDLEQLKILARDENGTIIRNSSTFTTPDEVTSLSLINFHQQMCDLAKKAVTEVPSLKREFSSLTIAVSKDGFQKIKSRVQQFKRELDSYLEEETVPRAEVVQINFHIFPLTKEES, from the coding sequence ATGAGCGATATTTTTGATTACCTGGACTACAGAAAATTCTTGAGGGATCAGATCGAGAATCTCCGCAAGGATGGCAGGTTCTCATACCGACAATTCAACCGAAAGGCCGGTTTTAAATCTTCCTCCACGCTGAAGTTGGTCATCGATGGCAAGAGAAACCTTGCCCAGGACGGCATCTATAAAGTGGCCAAGGGGTTGAAGCTCTCGGGAGTCGAACTCAAGTTCTTTAATACCCTTGTCCTGATGAACCAATCCGTATCCCATGATCAGAAGGACCACCATTTCCGTGAGCTCTCCCAGTTTCGCCCCTTCCGGAAGGCACGTGAACTGACAGCGCTTCAATACGATTGTCTCTCTCACTGGTATTACGCCGCCATCATGGAGCTGGTTCGCTTAAAAGATTTTGACGGGACAGCGGAATGGATCTCAAAGAAACTCTCCCCTTCTCTCAGTCTAACTGAGATCCGTCGTGCCCTGCTCGATCTGGAACAGTTAAAGATTCTGGCGCGGGATGAAAATGGGACAATCATACGCAACTCATCCACCTTTACAACCCCCGATGAGGTCACAAGTTTAAGCCTTATCAATTTTCACCAGCAGATGTGTGACCTCGCCAAGAAAGCGGTTACAGAAGTCCCATCACTCAAGAGAGAGTTTTCGTCCCTCACGATCGCCGTCTCCAAAGACGGTTTTCAGAAGATTAAATCACGAGTCCAACAATTCAAAAGGGAACTGGACAGCTATCTGGAGGAAGAGACCGTCCCTCGTGCTGAGGTGGTTCAAATCAACTTCCATATCTTTCCACTCACCAAGGAGGAGAGTTAA